The following are from one region of the Methanospirillum hungatei genome:
- the dnaK gene encoding molecular chaperone DnaK, whose protein sequence is MASEKILGIDLGTTNSCMAIMEGGKAVVIPNAEGGRTTPSVVAFTKEGERLVGSLAKRQAITNHQNTVISVKRDMGTAKKIELTGKSFTPQEISAMILQKMKTDAEAYLGEEIKKAVITVPAYFNDAQRQATKDAGTIAGLEVLRIINEPTASALAYGIDKEEDHTVLVYDLGGGTFDVSILTLGDGVFEVKATSGNNHLGGDDFDKRVIDYLVAEFKKKEGIDLSKDPMAMQRLRDAAENAKIELSQKQKTNVNLPYITTDSSGPKFLDIDLTRAQFEQLIADLVESTIGPVKQALSDSGLKTAEIDRVLLVGGSTRVPLVQQKVKDLLGKEPDKGINPDECVAVGAAIQGGVLAGETSDIVLLDVAPLTLSIETLGGIATPIIDRNTTIPTKKSQIFSTAADNQTSVEIHVVQGERKLANDNFTLGRFMLTGIPPAPRGIPQIEVTFDIDANGIIHVTAKDLGTGNEQAITIKGSKKLSDDEIKRMVDDAKKFEDEDNKKKEEIEIRNNADMAVFSAEKLLKESEDKIEEEDKTTIQDHIAKMKTALEGTDSEEIKKQMEELTEAVFKVTTKIYQKVQAEQAAQNPEKGSPSGSDDNVVDADFTEKKE, encoded by the coding sequence ATGGCAAGCGAAAAAATCCTCGGTATCGATCTTGGAACGACGAACTCCTGCATGGCTATCATGGAGGGTGGAAAGGCAGTTGTCATCCCAAATGCAGAGGGAGGCAGGACCACACCGTCAGTTGTCGCGTTCACCAAAGAAGGTGAGCGGCTTGTTGGCAGCCTTGCAAAGAGACAGGCAATTACCAACCACCAGAATACCGTAATATCAGTCAAGCGTGACATGGGTACTGCCAAAAAAATAGAACTCACCGGCAAGTCATTTACCCCCCAGGAAATTTCTGCAATGATTCTGCAGAAGATGAAAACCGACGCAGAAGCATATCTCGGAGAAGAAATTAAAAAGGCAGTCATTACCGTCCCTGCATACTTCAATGATGCACAAAGACAAGCAACCAAGGATGCAGGAACCATTGCCGGACTTGAAGTTCTTCGTATTATTAATGAACCGACTGCATCTGCCCTGGCATATGGTATTGACAAAGAAGAAGACCATACCGTTCTGGTATACGACCTTGGTGGTGGAACCTTTGATGTCTCAATCCTCACATTAGGTGATGGAGTATTTGAAGTCAAGGCAACATCCGGAAACAATCACCTTGGTGGCGATGACTTTGATAAGCGTGTTATCGATTACCTGGTTGCAGAATTTAAGAAGAAAGAGGGTATAGACCTTTCAAAAGATCCCATGGCAATGCAGCGTCTTCGTGATGCAGCTGAGAATGCAAAGATCGAACTCTCCCAGAAACAGAAGACAAACGTTAATCTTCCATATATCACCACCGATTCCTCCGGTCCGAAATTCCTTGATATTGATCTGACCCGTGCACAGTTTGAACAACTGATTGCAGATCTTGTAGAGAGCACTATCGGTCCGGTAAAGCAGGCACTCTCTGACTCAGGGCTCAAGACCGCTGAAATTGATCGTGTGCTCCTTGTTGGTGGCTCAACCAGAGTTCCGCTGGTCCAACAGAAAGTTAAAGATCTCCTTGGGAAAGAACCGGATAAGGGAATAAATCCGGATGAATGTGTTGCAGTTGGAGCAGCAATCCAGGGAGGAGTTCTTGCAGGTGAGACCAGTGATATTGTTCTGCTCGACGTCGCCCCGCTCACCCTCTCAATCGAGACCCTTGGTGGTATTGCGACCCCAATCATCGACAGAAACACGACAATTCCAACAAAGAAAAGTCAAATCTTCTCCACCGCAGCAGACAACCAGACATCAGTCGAAATCCATGTCGTCCAGGGAGAACGAAAGCTGGCAAATGACAACTTTACCCTTGGGCGGTTTATGCTGACCGGAATCCCACCGGCACCCCGTGGAATTCCACAAATTGAAGTTACATTTGATATCGATGCGAATGGTATCATCCATGTAACTGCAAAGGATCTTGGAACCGGTAATGAGCAGGCAATCACCATTAAGGGTAGCAAGAAGCTCTCTGATGATGAGATCAAGCGGATGGTTGACGACGCGAAGAAGTTTGAAGATGAAGACAACAAGAAGAAAGAAGAGATTGAAATCCGCAATAATGCAGATATGGCTGTCTTCTCTGCAGAGAAACTTCTGAAAGAGAGCGAAGATAAGATCGAAGAAGAAGATAAGACAACCATCCAGGATCATATTGCAAAAATGAAGACTGCGCTTGAAGGAACTGATTCTGAGGAAATTAAGAAGCAGATGGAAGAACTGACAGAAGCAGTATTCAAGGTTACCACAAAGATCTACCAGAAGGTACAGGCAGAACAGGCAGCTCAGAACCCAGAGAAAGGCTCTCCCTCTGGTTCTGACGACAATGTCGTAGATGCTGACTTTACGGAAAAGAAGGAGTGA
- the dnaJ gene encoding molecular chaperone DnaJ — MAAGDYYDILGVSRNADDTEIKKAYRGLARKYHPDVNKDPGAEDKFKEINEAYSVLSDAQKRSQYDRMGHEAFTNASKGSYGGGGYGGGFNADFSGFGDIFDFAGDIFGGFGRQRGPRRGDDLLMRFEITLRDAVFGADREIEVMHAESCSTCDGTGSETKKTKNCPKCGGSGQVRQATQTPFGNFVRQSTCDLCHGRGKVAEKPCTKCKGTGHEKVRRKVSVHIPPGVDTGMRLRLEGYGEAGDHGAPNGDLYIEIHVKPEPRFHRDGDTLLTKIQISPAQAVLGTVVEVTTIDDRHLEVKVPAGTQGGKKLRISGEGIRKRGRPGDLLVEVEVQIPKHLTGELKELYEKILDLEGKKSTSGSGNEKKGFFESILGG; from the coding sequence ATGGCTGCGGGAGATTACTACGATATCCTTGGCGTGTCCCGCAATGCCGATGATACCGAAATAAAAAAGGCATATCGAGGCCTGGCCCGGAAATATCACCCGGATGTAAACAAAGATCCCGGTGCAGAGGATAAGTTCAAAGAGATCAATGAGGCATATAGTGTCCTGTCCGATGCCCAGAAACGATCACAATATGATCGGATGGGGCATGAAGCCTTTACCAATGCCTCCAAGGGATCATATGGCGGAGGAGGATACGGCGGAGGGTTTAATGCAGACTTCTCCGGATTTGGTGATATCTTCGACTTCGCCGGGGATATTTTCGGAGGATTCGGGCGTCAGCGGGGGCCACGACGTGGTGACGATCTCCTCATGCGGTTTGAAATCACCCTTCGTGATGCCGTGTTTGGTGCAGATCGCGAGATCGAAGTGATGCATGCCGAATCATGTTCCACGTGTGATGGAACAGGTTCGGAGACAAAAAAGACAAAAAATTGTCCAAAATGTGGCGGATCCGGGCAAGTACGACAGGCAACCCAGACACCTTTTGGAAATTTTGTCAGGCAATCCACCTGTGATCTCTGTCATGGCCGGGGTAAGGTAGCAGAAAAACCCTGTACAAAATGTAAAGGAACCGGACACGAAAAAGTCAGAAGAAAAGTATCAGTCCATATTCCTCCGGGAGTTGATACCGGAATGCGGCTCAGATTGGAAGGGTATGGGGAAGCAGGCGACCACGGTGCACCTAATGGTGATCTCTATATTGAGATTCATGTCAAACCCGAACCCAGATTCCACCGGGATGGTGACACCCTTCTGACAAAGATCCAGATATCTCCGGCACAGGCAGTGCTGGGAACAGTTGTTGAAGTAACAACAATTGATGACAGGCATCTTGAAGTGAAGGTTCCAGCCGGAACACAGGGAGGGAAGAAACTTCGTATTTCAGGAGAAGGCATTCGCAAACGGGGCAGACCTGGCGATCTTCTCGTGGAAGTTGAAGTGCAGATTCCCAAACATCTGACCGGAGAGCTCAAAGAACTCTATGAAAAGATCCTGGATTTAGAAGGAAAAAAATCGACTTCAGGATCAGGAAATGAAAAAAAAGGATTCTTTGAATCTATTCTAGGGGGATAA
- a CDS encoding response regulator, with protein MARILLVDDAGYMRRLVGIMAKKGGHEIVGEAETGETAIELYEKVKPDIVILDILMPDMNGLEALRKIRGLDPNARVLMCTASEQSTHVQEALSLGAKGYIVKPFTREVILSTIEKALTS; from the coding sequence ATGGCGCGGATCCTCCTTGTTGATGATGCAGGGTATATGAGGCGACTCGTCGGTATCATGGCGAAAAAGGGAGGGCACGAAATAGTTGGCGAAGCAGAAACAGGTGAAACTGCTATCGAACTCTATGAGAAGGTTAAACCAGACATTGTTATTCTGGACATCCTGATGCCTGATATGAATGGACTTGAAGCACTCAGAAAAATCAGAGGATTAGATCCAAATGCCCGCGTTCTGATGTGTACCGCTTCTGAGCAGTCAACACATGTACAGGAAGCTCTTTCCCTTGGTGCAAAGGGATACATCGTTAAACCTTTCACACGAGAGGTAATTTTATCCACAATTGAAAAGGCACTTACATCCTGA
- a CDS encoding TRM11 family SAM-dependent methyltransferase, which produces MLWELDRNPYHSRKPGNRPFFHPGVMMPRMIRALVNMSGAIKGEWILDPFCGTGGTLIEASLIGCPAIGTDADIEMIQGSRKNLTYAMTGVADARHLPFPDASIDHVVSDLPYGQSVVIVGNLFDLYRQALQEIRRVVKPGKRSVLVTHQDIRPLAEQIFTINGYYEQRVHKSLTRRILVLV; this is translated from the coding sequence CTGCTCTGGGAACTTGACAGAAATCCCTATCACAGCAGAAAACCAGGAAATCGCCCATTCTTTCATCCGGGCGTGATGATGCCAAGAATGATCCGGGCCTTGGTTAATATGTCCGGAGCAATCAAAGGAGAATGGATTCTTGATCCTTTTTGTGGAACCGGCGGAACACTCATAGAAGCATCCCTCATCGGATGTCCGGCAATTGGAACTGATGCCGATATTGAGATGATTCAGGGGAGCAGAAAAAATCTCACCTATGCGATGACCGGAGTCGCAGATGCACGACATCTTCCATTCCCTGACGCCTCAATCGATCATGTTGTTTCAGATCTTCCCTATGGACAATCGGTGGTGATTGTCGGAAACCTCTTTGATCTGTATCGTCAAGCACTTCAGGAGATCAGACGAGTAGTAAAACCAGGCAAAAGATCAGTACTTGTGACACACCAGGACATACGACCACTTGCTGAACAGATCTTTACCATCAATGGGTACTATGAACAACGGGTTCATAAAAGCCTGACCAGGCGAATCCTGGTCCTTGTTTGA
- a CDS encoding CheR family methyltransferase, with the protein MTLSIALNIQLNPIMAFTFFFRDAQTLSLAIDHFLPFVQSRQTITIWSAGCAMGQEPYTFAILLRERMGPHLFRNVKIFATDIDTYNQYVQIIGTGRYPEKDLQRIPPEIFQRYFRSDPQDPGFVYVIDEIRNAVQFKKHDLLTYEPIRTGVHLIICKNVLLHFSAEERLKVWNMFWTALEYGGFMLHEHTQKLPDELTGSFDQIVMNAQIFRKHDPYAGEKSH; encoded by the coding sequence TTGACGCTCTCCATAGCTCTCAATATTCAACTCAATCCAATTATGGCATTTACATTCTTTTTCCGGGATGCTCAAACCCTGAGCCTTGCAATTGATCATTTTTTACCATTTGTTCAGAGTAGACAAACTATCACAATATGGAGTGCCGGGTGTGCCATGGGTCAGGAACCATACACCTTTGCTATATTATTGCGTGAACGAATGGGGCCACACCTCTTTCGAAATGTAAAAATTTTTGCCACAGATATTGACACGTACAACCAGTATGTACAGATAATCGGAACCGGCAGATATCCAGAAAAAGATCTTCAGCGAATTCCTCCGGAAATATTTCAACGGTACTTCAGATCAGATCCTCAGGATCCAGGATTTGTCTATGTTATTGACGAGATACGAAATGCAGTTCAGTTCAAAAAGCATGATCTTCTGACATATGAACCAATCCGCACAGGAGTGCACCTGATTATCTGTAAAAATGTCCTTCTCCACTTTTCAGCTGAGGAACGTCTGAAAGTCTGGAATATGTTCTGGACTGCTCTTGAGTATGGGGGTTTTATGCTTCATGAGCACACACAGAAACTTCCTGATGAACTCACAGGTTCCTTTGATCAGATTGTCATGAATGCACAGATATTCAGGAAACATGACCCTTATGCAGGTGAGAAATCTCACTGA
- a CDS encoding MBL fold metallo-hydrolase, with protein MTLMQVRNLTDHSDYYTSNVWHICGVYHSLSDINTLIDAGRDPGILNTLESIKCGLGKKPVEQIILTHSHFDHAGMVPKIIERYNPKIYAHPASRNSGTIPLLDRQEIQVGEEICMAVYAPGHSEDSLCLLCEEEHLLFSGDVPIRVYSHDNEFTSQYLDAFELFVAADLQAIYPGHGDQITGNVPHLMMESLRNIRKSRIF; from the coding sequence ATGACCCTTATGCAGGTGAGAAATCTCACTGATCACAGTGATTATTATACATCCAATGTGTGGCATATCTGCGGAGTATACCATTCATTATCTGATATAAACACACTCATCGATGCCGGAAGGGATCCGGGTATCCTGAATACTCTTGAATCCATCAAATGCGGCCTTGGGAAAAAGCCGGTTGAACAGATTATCCTGACACATTCTCATTTTGACCATGCTGGAATGGTTCCAAAAATTATTGAGCGATATAATCCGAAGATATATGCTCATCCTGCAAGCAGAAATAGTGGGACAATTCCACTCCTAGACAGGCAGGAAATCCAGGTAGGGGAAGAGATATGTATGGCGGTGTATGCACCAGGACACAGTGAAGACTCATTATGTTTACTCTGCGAAGAGGAACACCTGCTCTTTTCAGGTGATGTACCTATTCGGGTTTATTCTCATGATAATGAATTTACTTCCCAGTATCTTGATGCGTTTGAACTGTTTGTCGCCGCAGATTTACAGGCAATATATCCAGGCCATGGGGATCAAATCACAGGTAATGTTCCCCACCTCATGATGGAATCGCTCAGAAACATTCGCAAGAGTAGGATTTTTTAA
- a CDS encoding MBL fold metallo-hydrolase produces MNVINLTKQSSIYTSNAWLCGCIHSPEDYGILIDTGCDPVILDYLRQMREKTGKNPVEKLILTHSHYDHAKLLGRIKEEFHPVVYAASSYLAGVDTVLSNGDVVKCGIYHFEIITIPGHTSDSVCIYCPEEEILFSGDTPLIIWGTENTYEKGFLQGFEELAQRKITSAYPGHGEIMSIEVSRMIRQSLINLKRSRIL; encoded by the coding sequence ATGAATGTCATCAATCTGACAAAGCAGAGTTCAATATATACATCCAATGCCTGGTTATGCGGGTGTATTCATAGCCCAGAAGATTATGGTATACTCATCGATACCGGATGTGATCCTGTCATCCTTGATTATTTACGACAGATGCGAGAAAAGACAGGGAAGAATCCGGTTGAAAAACTCATTCTTACGCATTCTCATTATGATCATGCCAAACTTCTGGGAAGAATAAAGGAAGAATTTCATCCAGTTGTCTATGCAGCGTCATCATATCTTGCAGGAGTAGATACTGTTCTTTCTAATGGAGATGTGGTAAAATGTGGAATTTATCACTTTGAGATAATTACCATTCCAGGCCATACATCAGATTCTGTCTGTATTTATTGTCCAGAGGAGGAGATCCTCTTTTCCGGGGATACACCGCTTATAATCTGGGGAACAGAGAATACATACGAAAAAGGTTTTTTACAGGGATTTGAAGAACTGGCACAACGAAAAATAACATCTGCGTATCCCGGACATGGTGAGATCATGAGTATAGAAGTCTCCAGAATGATCAGACAATCATTAATAAATCTAAAAAGAAGTCGTATTCTCTAA
- a CDS encoding protoporphyrinogen/coproporphyrinogen oxidase: MKTAILGGGLSGITLARILSEKGDDVTVLEQEITPGGLCRSCNSNGFTFDIGGSHIIFSRDTEVLGFIHDVLGANRTERIRNTKILYKGRYVKYPFENALSELPPEDCYTCLYEYIKALITSEKGENNPPHNFQEWILQTFGKGIADAYLIPYNTKIWNYPPELMSAHWMEGRVPRPPVEDIIKSAVGIATEGYVHQAVFSYPITGGIEALIHAIAAPVKNKIKTGFRISQIRKQADGYEISDGTQIVTAERIISTIPLQHLALCLDDIPQEIKKAIRDLKYNSVIAVGVGITGSVPPYSWAYIPDTGTSLANRISFPSNFSDTTAPEGCSSILAEITYNDGDAVSQMTDAAIIDHVVSSLSGIGLFKPEQIITTHVSRSPFAYVVYDLAYLRNIEIIKKYFQNSGISLVGRFSQFEYLNMDGIIRSVMNFTRDLK, from the coding sequence ATGAAAACAGCAATACTGGGCGGCGGCTTATCAGGCATCACTCTTGCACGCATCCTCTCTGAAAAGGGGGATGATGTTACCGTTCTGGAACAGGAGATTACTCCGGGTGGCCTGTGTAGATCATGTAATTCGAACGGTTTTACCTTTGATATTGGGGGATCCCATATCATTTTTTCACGGGATACCGAGGTTCTTGGGTTTATTCATGATGTTCTTGGTGCAAACAGGACCGAAAGAATCAGAAACACAAAAATACTCTACAAGGGCAGGTATGTAAAATACCCATTTGAAAACGCCCTGTCTGAACTCCCACCTGAAGACTGCTACACATGCCTGTATGAATACATTAAGGCACTTATTACTTCTGAAAAGGGAGAGAATAATCCTCCACACAATTTTCAGGAGTGGATTCTACAGACGTTCGGGAAGGGTATAGCTGATGCGTACCTGATCCCATATAATACAAAAATCTGGAATTATCCTCCTGAGCTGATGTCGGCTCACTGGATGGAAGGAAGAGTTCCAAGGCCTCCTGTTGAAGACATCATAAAATCTGCAGTCGGCATCGCTACGGAAGGATATGTCCATCAGGCAGTCTTCTCATATCCGATCACCGGAGGAATTGAGGCCTTAATTCATGCCATTGCTGCCCCGGTCAAAAATAAGATAAAAACCGGATTTCGGATATCACAGATACGAAAACAAGCAGACGGATATGAAATAAGCGATGGAACGCAGATCGTTACAGCAGAAAGAATCATCAGTACTATTCCTCTGCAGCATCTTGCTCTCTGTCTCGATGATATCCCACAAGAAATAAAAAAGGCCATACGTGATTTGAAATATAATTCTGTTATTGCTGTGGGTGTTGGCATTACAGGTTCCGTCCCACCATACTCATGGGCATATATTCCGGATACTGGCACATCTCTGGCAAACCGGATATCATTTCCCTCTAATTTTTCAGACACCACTGCTCCGGAGGGGTGTTCTTCAATATTAGCTGAGATAACATACAATGATGGTGATGCAGTTTCACAGATGACCGATGCAGCGATTATAGACCATGTTGTGAGTTCGTTATCAGGAATCGGGCTTTTTAAACCAGAACAGATCATAACAACCCATGTATCACGATCTCCATTTGCATATGTTGTTTATGATCTCGCATACCTGAGAAATATTGAGATCATAAAAAAATACTTCCAGAACAGCGGCATATCCCTTGTCGGACGGTTTTCACAATTTGAATATCTGAACATGGATGGAATCATCCGTTCGGTCATGAACTTTACACGCGATCTGAAATGA
- a CDS encoding glycosyltransferase family 4 protein: MKINFVVEDMFVFKYIGCSTVAKTLYRGLKNQNGIDISWERYKFQADISHYHTFGPIALLNRRLASGKKILTAHSTPRVNIGNLALTKTINKRYPDIYRKFDHIITISEACEKEVKEMVPDIPVTRIPNGINREYFSPSHTKREEFREAWNISPEEQVVLTVAQISPRKGFYDFMSLAAKNPEVRFIWVGGFPYGLASKDYLKIKTMIQRKPKNVLFTGFVRDIAEAYCAADVFIMPTYAETFGLAVLEAQACGLPVIARDIPEFHEIYEDSVRYFSTPDDAHAELHDESSLEKCAHGARDFSSRYDIRQVCAEHLSLYNKLVTS; encoded by the coding sequence ATGAAGATCAATTTTGTCGTAGAAGACATGTTTGTCTTTAAGTACATTGGGTGTTCCACTGTAGCGAAAACCCTGTACCGAGGATTGAAAAATCAGAACGGGATAGATATTAGCTGGGAGCGGTATAAATTTCAGGCTGACATCTCGCATTATCACACCTTTGGCCCGATTGCATTGTTAAACAGGCGTCTGGCATCCGGAAAAAAGATTCTGACCGCTCATTCAACTCCACGGGTAAACATTGGAAACCTTGCACTCACAAAAACCATCAATAAGAGGTACCCGGATATATATCGAAAATTTGACCATATCATAACCATTTCAGAAGCATGTGAAAAGGAGGTGAAAGAGATGGTTCCTGATATTCCGGTCACCCGGATACCAAACGGTATTAACAGGGAGTATTTCTCTCCATCTCACACAAAACGTGAAGAATTCAGAGAGGCATGGAACATATCACCAGAGGAACAGGTTGTTCTGACGGTTGCCCAGATTAGTCCAAGAAAAGGATTTTATGATTTCATGAGCCTTGCAGCAAAAAATCCGGAAGTCCGGTTTATCTGGGTTGGCGGCTTTCCATATGGACTTGCTTCCAAAGACTATCTGAAGATAAAGACGATGATACAGAGAAAACCAAAAAATGTTCTCTTCACTGGATTTGTCAGAGATATCGCAGAAGCATACTGTGCTGCAGATGTATTCATTATGCCCACCTATGCAGAAACATTCGGACTTGCAGTTCTCGAAGCTCAAGCATGTGGTCTTCCAGTAATCGCTCGTGATATCCCTGAGTTTCATGAGATATATGAAGATTCAGTCAGATATTTTTCAACTCCTGATGATGCCCATGCAGAACTCCATGATGAGTCCTCTTTGGAGAAGTGTGCACATGGAGCACGTGACTTTTCCTCACGATATGATATCAGGCAGGTCTGTGCTGAACATCTCTCTCTTTACAATAAACTGGTTACATCATGA
- a CDS encoding glycosyltransferase, with protein sequence MISVVIPSFNEGERIERCLESLLKQDLPRNEYEIIVVDGGSKDNTREIAEKYADIVFIQTSPKVGGARNDGAVRARGEIIATTDADTFLPPDWLVRIKKGFTNPNVVMVYGPVWPIESTLKNRLYLFMANTFAHLGYLTGTVLFTLGCNSAFRADEFKKAGMYRVSDAGDDLEIAHRMRRIGKVKFDRKLFVGFSMRRYDQFGAFRSIYEWFYIVFHGGDAEKYQYTKKEYR encoded by the coding sequence ATGATATCGGTAGTTATTCCGTCATTTAATGAAGGTGAACGAATAGAACGATGCCTTGAGTCATTATTAAAACAGGATCTGCCACGAAATGAGTATGAAATTATTGTGGTTGATGGTGGCTCAAAAGACAACACCCGTGAGATTGCAGAAAAATATGCAGATATCGTCTTTATTCAGACGAGTCCGAAGGTGGGCGGTGCCAGAAATGACGGGGCAGTTCGCGCCAGAGGGGAGATTATTGCTACAACCGATGCAGATACATTTCTTCCACCGGACTGGCTTGTCAGAATAAAGAAGGGATTTACGAATCCAAATGTGGTTATGGTGTATGGTCCGGTCTGGCCTATCGAGTCAACTCTGAAAAACAGACTGTATTTGTTCATGGCAAATACTTTTGCACATCTGGGATATCTCACAGGAACAGTTCTTTTTACCCTTGGATGTAATAGTGCTTTCCGGGCTGATGAGTTTAAAAAGGCTGGCATGTACCGGGTATCTGATGCAGGTGATGATCTTGAGATTGCTCACCGGATGCGAAGGATTGGGAAGGTAAAATTTGACAGGAAACTCTTTGTTGGATTTTCAATGCGAAGGTATGATCAATTTGGTGCATTCCGTTCTATTTATGAATGGTTTTATATTGTCTTCCATGGAGGCGATGCGGAAAAATACCAGTATACCAAAAAGGAATACCGGTAA
- a CDS encoding response regulator — MFESQKKSKSEILVVEDDEIIATLIERFLIQYNYTVCAKVASGEDALYKTAEHLPDLVLMDINLAGKIDGITATKFIASIFHTPVIFLSGQDDDTTLERAALAEPASFIIKPFTAKDLYSNIEIALHRERIFKRSKDYQEDKIKRLARAALSDLDAYFILDIRGRIIFINPYGEYLLNVQRNDIILKPIGNFLTFYDTRQKIVFSDTFLDVIRESLVLGIRQHIAVKMKDETYRHVIIQSTHIRNASKESIGMIVRMHIKTKSEL; from the coding sequence ATGTTCGAATCCCAAAAAAAGAGTAAATCAGAGATACTCGTCGTTGAAGATGATGAGATCATTGCCACTCTTATCGAACGATTTCTGATCCAGTATAACTATACAGTTTGTGCCAAGGTTGCATCCGGTGAAGATGCCTTATATAAAACAGCTGAGCATCTTCCCGACCTTGTTCTTATGGATATTAACCTGGCCGGTAAGATAGACGGGATAACCGCAACGAAATTTATAGCCTCAATTTTTCATACTCCGGTCATTTTCCTTTCAGGCCAGGATGATGATACGACACTTGAACGGGCAGCACTTGCAGAACCAGCAAGTTTTATCATAAAACCATTTACTGCGAAAGATCTCTATTCAAACATAGAAATTGCTCTTCACAGGGAGAGAATATTTAAAAGATCCAAGGATTATCAGGAAGATAAAATTAAGCGATTGGCACGAGCAGCATTATCTGACCTGGATGCCTATTTCATTCTTGATATCCGGGGCAGGATAATTTTTATCAATCCTTATGGAGAGTATCTCCTGAATGTTCAGCGCAATGACATTATATTAAAACCAATAGGGAATTTTCTGACATTTTATGATACCAGGCAAAAAATTGTCTTCTCTGACACATTCCTGGATGTTATAAGAGAAAGTCTGGTTCTCGGTATAAGACAACATATTGCTGTGAAAATGAAAGATGAAACCTACCGGCATGTCATCATCCAGTCAACTCACATCAGGAATGCGAGCAAAGAGTCAATTGGGATGATTGTCCGGATGCATATAAAGACAAAGAGTGAGTTATGA
- a CDS encoding lectin-like protein → MLSGVVRLFQLLVVLTIITYSACASSSSGLITINLSLPTNLSVFSDIIDINIFQTVGPSHELDSNTIEQAVPEQSNEVKIPDYSIQWSSNMNNITHVYKAVIAPGITWTQARDAAITEGGHLVTITSKEENELVFSYIKNASFWSPCRGNIFGPWLGGYQPSGSDNSSAGWAWVTGEKWEYTNWFAEEPNDYRGEEDRLFFYMKNCTPSATWGDHRNDGDGNTAYIIEWENPNNSPHLVL, encoded by the coding sequence ATGCTTTCAGGAGTGGTTCGTCTATTTCAGTTATTGGTTGTGTTAACCATAATTACCTATTCCGCTTGTGCTTCTTCATCATCAGGGTTGATAACAATAAATCTGTCTTTACCGACAAACCTGTCCGTTTTTTCTGATATTATTGATATTAACATATTCCAGACAGTAGGTCCATCGCATGAACTAGATTCGAATACTATTGAGCAAGCGGTACCTGAACAATCAAACGAGGTAAAAATTCCAGATTACTCAATACAGTGGTCAAGTAATATGAACAATATTACTCATGTATACAAAGCTGTAATTGCTCCTGGAATTACCTGGACTCAAGCAAGAGATGCCGCAATTACAGAAGGTGGACATTTAGTTACAATCACCAGTAAAGAGGAAAATGAGTTGGTATTCTCATACATTAAGAACGCATCCTTTTGGTCTCCTTGTAGAGGTAATATTTTTGGACCATGGTTAGGTGGATACCAACCTTCAGGATCAGATAATTCAAGTGCTGGGTGGGCCTGGGTGACAGGGGAAAAATGGGAGTATACTAATTGGTTTGCTGAAGAGCCTAATGATTATAGAGGAGAAGAAGATAGGTTATTTTTCTACATGAAAAATTGTACTCCATCTGCAACATGGGGTGATCATCGAAACGATGGAGATGGGAATACTGCTTATATTATTGAATGGGAGAACCCCAATAATTCACCCCATTTGGTTCTTTAG